The proteins below come from a single Streptomyces sp. SCSIO 75703 genomic window:
- a CDS encoding Lrp/AsnC family transcriptional regulator gives MAERPEESGTPPPPRPLDAVDHDILRMLRADGRASVRSVAERVHVSRANAYARINRLIEDGVIRGFGARVDHERAGQGTSAYITLKIVQNSWRTVREQLRQLPGASHIALLGGDFDVLLLVHTQDNRALRELVLTRIQAIPQVLSTRTLLVFETEDLEPQG, from the coding sequence ATGGCCGAGCGCCCGGAGGAGTCCGGCACCCCGCCGCCCCCGCGCCCGCTGGACGCGGTGGACCACGACATCCTGCGCATGCTCCGCGCGGACGGCCGCGCCTCGGTCCGCTCGGTCGCCGAACGGGTGCACGTCTCGCGCGCCAACGCCTACGCGCGCATCAACCGGCTCATCGAGGACGGCGTCATCCGGGGCTTCGGCGCCCGCGTCGACCACGAGCGGGCCGGCCAGGGCACCTCGGCCTACATCACTCTGAAGATCGTCCAGAATTCCTGGCGCACGGTGCGCGAGCAGCTCAGGCAGCTTCCCGGCGCCTCCCACATCGCCCTGCTGGGCGGTGACTTCGACGTCCTGCTGCTGGTGCACACGCAGGACAACCGGGCCCTGCGCGAGCTGGTGCTCACCCGCATCCAGGCGATACCCCAGGTGCTCAGCACCCGCACGCTGCTGGTGTTCGAGACGGAGGACCTGGAACCGCAGGGCTGA
- a CDS encoding TetR/AcrR family transcriptional regulator, giving the protein MTTAKRDTYTPETLLSVAVQVFNERGYDGTSMEHLSKAAGISKSSIYHHVAGKEELLRRAVSRALDGLFAILDEERAREGGAAARLEHVVRRMVEVLMAELPYVTLLLRVRGNTGTERWALERRREFDHRVAALMRAAAAEGDVRADVEPRLATRLVFGMINSIVEWYRPDGRGAAEREVADAVARLVFGGLRGDRTA; this is encoded by the coding sequence ATGACCACCGCCAAGCGCGACACGTACACCCCCGAGACGCTGCTCTCCGTCGCCGTCCAGGTCTTCAACGAACGCGGCTACGACGGCACCTCCATGGAGCACCTCTCCAAGGCCGCCGGCATCTCCAAGTCGTCGATCTACCACCACGTCGCCGGCAAGGAGGAACTCCTGCGACGCGCCGTGAGCCGCGCCCTGGACGGCCTCTTCGCCATCCTCGACGAGGAGCGGGCGCGCGAGGGCGGCGCCGCCGCGCGCCTGGAGCACGTCGTGCGGCGCATGGTCGAGGTGCTGATGGCCGAACTGCCGTACGTGACGCTGCTGCTGAGGGTGCGGGGCAACACCGGCACCGAGCGGTGGGCGCTGGAGCGGCGGCGCGAGTTCGACCACCGGGTCGCCGCGCTGATGAGGGCCGCGGCGGCCGAGGGGGACGTGCGCGCCGACGTGGAGCCGCGGCTCGCCACCCGGCTCGTCTTCGGCATGATCAACTCGATCGTCGAGTGGTACCGGCCCGACGGCCGCGGCGCGGCCGAGCGCGAGGTGGCCGACGCCGTGGCGCGGCTGGTCTTCGGCGGGCTGCGCGGCGACCGGACGGCCTGA